One part of the Solanum dulcamara chromosome 8, daSolDulc1.2, whole genome shotgun sequence genome encodes these proteins:
- the LOC129900635 gene encoding protein SELF-PRUNING — translation MASKMCDPLVIGRVIGEVVDYFSPSVKMSVIYNNNKHVYNGHELFPSSVTSKPRVEVHGGDLRSFFTLIMIDPDVPGPSDPYLREHLHWIVTDIPGTTDCSFGRELVGYEMPRPNIGIHRFVFLLYKQKKRQTISSAPVSRDQFSTRKFSEENELGSPVAAVFFNCQRETAARRR, via the exons ATGGCTTCCAAAATGTGTGACCCCCTTGTGATTGGTAGAGTGATTGGGGAAGTTGTTGATTATTTCTCTCCAAGTGTTAAGATGTCTGTTatttataacaacaacaaacatgTCTATAATGGACATGAATTGTTTCCTTCCTCAGTAACTTCTAAACCTAGGGTTGAAGTTCATGGTGGTGATCTCAGATCCTTCTTCACACTG ATCATGATAGATCCAGATGTTCCTGGTCCTAGCGATCCATATCTCAGGGAACATCTACACTG GATTGTCACGGACATTCCAGGCACTACAGATTGCTCTTTTG GAAGAGAATTGGTTGGTTATGAAATGCCAAGGCCAAATATTGGAATACACAGGTTTGTATTTTTGCTGTACAAGCAGAAGAAAAGGCAAACCATATCGAGTGCACCAGTGTCAAGGGATCAATTTAGTACTCGAAAATTCTCAGAAGAAAATGAACTTGGCTCTCCTGTTGCTGCTGTTTTCTTCAATTGCCAGAGGGAAACTGCCGCAAGAAGgcgttga